A genomic region of Ornithorhynchus anatinus isolate Pmale09 chromosome 7, mOrnAna1.pri.v4, whole genome shotgun sequence contains the following coding sequences:
- the C4BPA gene encoding C4b-binding protein alpha chain isoform X2, with protein MEAGSHHGPGRGGPQPLLLLLSLVSALVVTVHGDCGPPPRYPFAIPEATVKKEVYQEGERVKYSCRSGYTRKRLPLHISCNNGKWSPDGFTSPFCVVKSCPHPGDLINGHVEIKTDLSIGSTIEFSCNEGYSLIGHSTSTCEISDSGTSWSNDLPNCEIVSCPRPPNIPNGKHSGEEDDFFTYGSSVTYSCNTVPEESIPFSLIGDASISCAVENKTTGVWKPLPPKCQVITCPQPNVPQGKLISGFGRTYTYRDTAMFECKRGYLLNGSHLIRCESDNEWVPPVPTCQLNSCSNPPVIPYAERDWSLGSRDWNVGYSKYGEPEVFSVGTEVKYLCKKGFRAQKHKPRSVTCQANFTWSTNDGFCERICCPTPNVDHGKITKITSSSQGCEYGFPEKIKVSCNSGYILSGVATNQCQESGTWGPALSSCIPALCPHPKVGNGVVIPNRTQYQGAVTISVKCNSGYKLIGDPNPYCADNRTWSPELPKCEWIIPEGCEQVQAGQAILKCLPNPGDVIQALEAYKLSLEIAKLELEVDHLRGKCTQPLPSLKEEPEDRTPPGEQPDGTGPLDVIPAPQRDTGPYSRHQHRAPTFQSHH; from the exons ATGGAGGCTGGGTCCCACCATGGGCCCGGAAGGGGTGGCCCTcagcctctcctgctcctcctgtcaCTGGTGTCGGCTCTGGTGGTGACAGTTCACG GTGACTGTGGTCCCCCTCCCCGGTACCCATTCGCTATCCCAGAGGCAACTGTGAAAAAAGAAGTTtaccaagaaggagaaagagtgaaATATTCCTGCCGATCTGGGTACACCCGGAAGCGCCTGCCTTTGCACATTTCCTGTAACAATGGAAAATGGTCTCCAGACGGCTTCACCTCTCCATTCTGTGTCG TGAAATCATGTCCTCATCCGGGAGACCTGATTAATGGTCACGTGGAGATCAAGACAGATCTCTCTATTGGGTCCACAATAGAATTCAGCTGCAACGAGGG GTACTCGTTAATTGGGCATTCAACCAGTACTTGTGAGATTTCAGACTCCGGAACCTCCTGGAGTAATGATCTTCCCAACTGTGAAA TTGTATCATGCCCCCGACCCCCGAACATCCCTAATGGGAAACACAGTGGCGAAGAGGACGATTTCTTCACCTATGGCTCGTCGGTGACCTACAGCTGCAACACGGTCCCAGAGGAAAGTATCCCCTTCTCGCTCATCGGGGACGCCTCCATCTCCTGTGCAGTGGAGAACAAGACCACTGGCGTGTGGAAGCCCCTGCCGCCCAAGTGCCAAG TGATCACCTGTCCTCAGCCGAATGTTCCTCAGGGGAAGCTCATCTCTGGATTTGGGCGCACCTATACCTACAGAGACACGGCTATGTTTGAATGCAAGAGAGGCTACCTCCTCAATGGCAGTCACTTAATTCGCTGTGAGAGTGACAACGAATGGGTTCCTCCTGTCCCCACCTGCCAGCTCA ATAGCTGCAGTAACCCCCCAGTGATCCCATATGCTGAACGGGACTGGAGTTTGGGCTCGAGGGACTGGAATGTTGGCTACTCTAAGTACGGCGAGCCGGAGGTGTTCTCGGTCGGAACAGAAGTGAAGTACCTGTGCAAGAAGGGCTTCCGGGCCCAGAAACACAAGCCCAGATCCGTGACATGCCAGGCAAACTTCACGTGGTCCACGAACGATGGATTTTGTGAAA GAATCTGCTGTCCAACACCAAATGTTGACCATGGAAAAATCACCAAAATCACCAGTTCCTCCCAGGGTTGTGAATATGGATTTCCAGAAAAAATTAAGGTTTCATGTAATTCTGGTTATATCTTGTCTGGTGTTGCGACAAATCAATGCCAGGAGAGTGGCACCTGGGGACCTGCTTTGTCATCTTGTATTCCAG CCCTGTGCCCACATCCCAAAGTTGGGAATGGAGTGGTAATACCGAACCGGACCCAATACCAGGGTGCAGTCACTATCTCTGTCAAGTGTAACTCTGGCTACAAGCTCATCGGAGATCCCAACCCTTACTGCGCAGATAATAGGACTTGGAGTCCGGAGTTGCCCAAGTGCGAATGG ATAATCCCCGAGGGCTGTGAGCAGGTGCAGGCGGGCCAAGCTATCCTGAAGTGCCTGCCAAATCCAGGGGACGTGATCCAGGCCCTGGAAGCATATAAGCTGTCCTTGGAAATTGCCAAACTGGAGCTGGAGGTCGACCATCTGAGGGGAAAATGCACTCAGCCACTACCTTCCTTAAAAGAGGAACCGGAAGACAGGACCCCACCAGGTGAACAACCAGATGGGACGGGTCCCTTGGACGTCATCCCTGCACCTCAGCGGGACACCGGTCCTTACTCTCGCCACCAGCATCGTGCACCCACATTTCAATCCCACCACTAA
- the C4BPA gene encoding C4b-binding protein alpha chain isoform X1: protein MEAGSHHGPGRGGPQPLLLLLSLVSALVVTVHGDCGPPPRYPFAIPEATVKKEVYQEGERVKYSCRSGYTRKRLPLHISCNNGKWSPDGFTSPFCVVKSCPHPGDLINGHVEIKTDLSIGSTIEFSCNEGYSLIGHSTSTCEISDSGTSWSNDLPNCEIVSCPRPPNIPNGKHSGEEDDFFTYGSSVTYSCNTVPEESIPFSLIGDASISCAVENKTTGVWKPLPPKCQVITCPQPNVPQGKLISGFGRTYTYRDTAMFECKRGYLLNGSHLIRCESDNEWVPPVPTCQLNSCSNPPVIPYAERDWSLGSRDWNVGYSKYGEPEVFSVGTEVKYLCKKGFRAQKHKPRSVTCQANFTWSTNDGFCERICCPTPNVDHGKITKITSSSQGCEYGFPEKIKVSCNSGYILSGVATNQCQESGTWGPALSSCIPDCNSPKIDHGRVEAEHSFWNDMWKFTCNEGYILVGKPRISCEELTSSELPRCEALCPHPKVGNGVVIPNRTQYQGAVTISVKCNSGYKLIGDPNPYCADNRTWSPELPKCEWIIPEGCEQVQAGQAILKCLPNPGDVIQALEAYKLSLEIAKLELEVDHLRGKCTQPLPSLKEEPEDRTPPGEQPDGTGPLDVIPAPQRDTGPYSRHQHRAPTFQSHH, encoded by the exons ATGGAGGCTGGGTCCCACCATGGGCCCGGAAGGGGTGGCCCTcagcctctcctgctcctcctgtcaCTGGTGTCGGCTCTGGTGGTGACAGTTCACG GTGACTGTGGTCCCCCTCCCCGGTACCCATTCGCTATCCCAGAGGCAACTGTGAAAAAAGAAGTTtaccaagaaggagaaagagtgaaATATTCCTGCCGATCTGGGTACACCCGGAAGCGCCTGCCTTTGCACATTTCCTGTAACAATGGAAAATGGTCTCCAGACGGCTTCACCTCTCCATTCTGTGTCG TGAAATCATGTCCTCATCCGGGAGACCTGATTAATGGTCACGTGGAGATCAAGACAGATCTCTCTATTGGGTCCACAATAGAATTCAGCTGCAACGAGGG GTACTCGTTAATTGGGCATTCAACCAGTACTTGTGAGATTTCAGACTCCGGAACCTCCTGGAGTAATGATCTTCCCAACTGTGAAA TTGTATCATGCCCCCGACCCCCGAACATCCCTAATGGGAAACACAGTGGCGAAGAGGACGATTTCTTCACCTATGGCTCGTCGGTGACCTACAGCTGCAACACGGTCCCAGAGGAAAGTATCCCCTTCTCGCTCATCGGGGACGCCTCCATCTCCTGTGCAGTGGAGAACAAGACCACTGGCGTGTGGAAGCCCCTGCCGCCCAAGTGCCAAG TGATCACCTGTCCTCAGCCGAATGTTCCTCAGGGGAAGCTCATCTCTGGATTTGGGCGCACCTATACCTACAGAGACACGGCTATGTTTGAATGCAAGAGAGGCTACCTCCTCAATGGCAGTCACTTAATTCGCTGTGAGAGTGACAACGAATGGGTTCCTCCTGTCCCCACCTGCCAGCTCA ATAGCTGCAGTAACCCCCCAGTGATCCCATATGCTGAACGGGACTGGAGTTTGGGCTCGAGGGACTGGAATGTTGGCTACTCTAAGTACGGCGAGCCGGAGGTGTTCTCGGTCGGAACAGAAGTGAAGTACCTGTGCAAGAAGGGCTTCCGGGCCCAGAAACACAAGCCCAGATCCGTGACATGCCAGGCAAACTTCACGTGGTCCACGAACGATGGATTTTGTGAAA GAATCTGCTGTCCAACACCAAATGTTGACCATGGAAAAATCACCAAAATCACCAGTTCCTCCCAGGGTTGTGAATATGGATTTCCAGAAAAAATTAAGGTTTCATGTAATTCTGGTTATATCTTGTCTGGTGTTGCGACAAATCAATGCCAGGAGAGTGGCACCTGGGGACCTGCTTTGTCATCTTGTATTCCAG ACTGTAATTCTCCCAAGATTGACCATGGGCGTGTAGAAGCTGAACACTCTTTTTGGAATGATATGTGGAAATTCACATGCAATGAGGGCTACATCCTGGTTGGAAAACCTCGCATCTCATGTGAAGAGTTAACCTCTTCTGAGCTTCCTCGATGTGAAG CCCTGTGCCCACATCCCAAAGTTGGGAATGGAGTGGTAATACCGAACCGGACCCAATACCAGGGTGCAGTCACTATCTCTGTCAAGTGTAACTCTGGCTACAAGCTCATCGGAGATCCCAACCCTTACTGCGCAGATAATAGGACTTGGAGTCCGGAGTTGCCCAAGTGCGAATGG ATAATCCCCGAGGGCTGTGAGCAGGTGCAGGCGGGCCAAGCTATCCTGAAGTGCCTGCCAAATCCAGGGGACGTGATCCAGGCCCTGGAAGCATATAAGCTGTCCTTGGAAATTGCCAAACTGGAGCTGGAGGTCGACCATCTGAGGGGAAAATGCACTCAGCCACTACCTTCCTTAAAAGAGGAACCGGAAGACAGGACCCCACCAGGTGAACAACCAGATGGGACGGGTCCCTTGGACGTCATCCCTGCACCTCAGCGGGACACCGGTCCTTACTCTCGCCACCAGCATCGTGCACCCACATTTCAATCCCACCACTAA